The following proteins come from a genomic window of Nitrospinota bacterium:
- a CDS encoding type III pantothenate kinase: protein MLIAFDIGNTNTVAGVFEKDALRQKFRYHTSNIETADELALKISMLLKEQGIEKKDIASVIVCSVVPALTGAYVDIAKRIFGADPIVVGPGIKTGIALLYDNPREVGADRIANTVGGFVKYGGPLIVVDLGTAITFDAVSAKGEYLGGVIAPGIDASMLSLSKRAAQLPQVGLEKPSRVIGKNTVAAMQSGAVFGFCGLIDTIARKMQKEMGGNPKVVATGGQSYWLKEVSETIEAVDPDLTLHGLLEIWKRNQ from the coding sequence ATGCTGATCGCGTTCGACATCGGGAACACCAACACCGTGGCGGGAGTCTTTGAAAAAGACGCCCTCCGCCAAAAATTCCGCTATCACACCAGCAACATCGAAACGGCGGACGAGCTGGCCCTGAAAATCAGCATGCTGCTCAAAGAGCAGGGCATCGAAAAAAAAGACATTGCCTCCGTCATCGTCTGTTCGGTGGTTCCCGCCCTCACCGGGGCATATGTCGATATCGCAAAGCGGATATTCGGGGCCGATCCCATCGTTGTCGGGCCGGGGATAAAAACCGGCATCGCCCTCCTGTATGACAACCCGCGCGAAGTGGGGGCCGACCGGATCGCCAACACCGTCGGCGGCTTCGTCAAATACGGGGGGCCGCTCATCGTGGTGGATCTCGGCACGGCGATAACCTTCGACGCCGTTTCGGCGAAAGGCGAGTACCTCGGCGGCGTCATCGCGCCGGGGATCGACGCCTCGATGCTCTCGCTCTCCAAGCGCGCGGCGCAGCTGCCGCAGGTGGGGCTGGAGAAGCCTTCCCGGGTTATCGGCAAAAACACCGTGGCGGCCATGCAAAGCGGCGCGGTATTCGGCTTTTGCGGCTTGATCGACACCATCGCGCGGAAGATGCAAAAGGAGATGGGGGGAAATCCCAAGGTGGTGGCGACCGGCGGCCAGAGCTATTGGCTGAAAGAGGTGAGTGAAACCATCGAAGCGGTCGACCCCGACCTCACGCTCCACGGGCTTTTGGAAATCTGGAAACGGAACCAGTGA
- a CDS encoding TIGR00730 family Rossman fold protein, with protein MKNICVFCGSSAGVLPAYAAAARRMGQLIAQRGMGLVYGGGDVGLMGETAKGALGEKGSVTGVIPASLVDKEIRQNLLTELLIVDNMHQRKAKMADLSDAFVTLPGGLGTLEEFFEVLSWAQLGLHKKPCALLNVEGYYNGLIDFLNHAVEHKFVSPAHRQLVLVEKTPEALLDAIATFQPPAVDLWIKRGDI; from the coding sequence ATGAAAAATATCTGCGTGTTCTGCGGCTCCAGCGCGGGGGTGTTGCCCGCGTATGCCGCCGCCGCGCGCCGCATGGGACAGCTCATCGCGCAACGGGGAATGGGGCTCGTCTACGGCGGGGGGGACGTCGGCCTCATGGGCGAAACCGCCAAAGGGGCCTTGGGGGAAAAGGGAAGCGTTACCGGCGTGATTCCCGCCAGCCTCGTCGATAAGGAAATACGGCAGAACTTGCTCACCGAACTGCTGATCGTGGACAACATGCACCAGCGCAAAGCAAAGATGGCCGATCTCTCGGACGCCTTCGTCACGCTTCCCGGCGGGCTTGGCACGCTGGAAGAGTTTTTCGAGGTGCTGTCGTGGGCGCAACTCGGCCTGCATAAAAAGCCGTGCGCGCTTCTGAATGTGGAAGGGTACTACAACGGACTCATCGACTTTTTGAATCACGCGGTGGAGCACAAGTTCGTTTCCCCCGCGCACCGGCAACTGGTGTTGGTGGAAAAAACCCCCGAGGCGTTGCTGGACGCCATCGCCACCTTTCAACCCCCCGCCGTCGATCTCTGGATCAAGCGCGGCGACATATAA
- a CDS encoding biotin--[acetyl-CoA-carboxylase] ligase → MDEALLVERLRAARWQEIIILDEVESTNGYALQLLAEGTLRDGAVIIANRQTAGRGRFKRAWFSDGGLALTVTVISPEPPHRVGPVTLNAGVAVAKGLKNATGRDFYLKYPNDVMSEKEHGKKIAGILVEMKPAQGGTALIVGIGVNVEQERFPDEIAPMASSLRQLGCGTRREVAAAEILNALEADLERPFCDLREEWLNMDCTIGRPVRIKNLKADVEGIAAGLDGDGALLVNTARGTERITAGDVIFGE, encoded by the coding sequence ATGGACGAAGCGCTGCTGGTTGAACGCCTCCGCGCCGCGCGGTGGCAGGAGATCATCATCCTCGATGAGGTGGAGAGCACCAACGGCTACGCCCTGCAACTGCTGGCGGAGGGAACGCTGCGCGACGGCGCGGTGATTATCGCCAACCGCCAAACCGCCGGGCGCGGACGCTTCAAGCGCGCGTGGTTCTCCGATGGCGGGCTGGCGCTCACCGTGACGGTGATAAGCCCGGAACCGCCGCACCGCGTGGGGCCGGTCACGCTCAACGCCGGGGTTGCGGTGGCGAAGGGGCTTAAAAACGCCACCGGGCGCGATTTTTATCTGAAGTACCCCAACGACGTGATGAGCGAAAAAGAGCACGGCAAGAAAATCGCCGGGATTTTGGTGGAAATGAAGCCGGCCCAAGGGGGAACGGCGCTCATCGTCGGCATCGGCGTGAATGTGGAACAGGAGCGTTTTCCCGATGAAATAGCGCCGATGGCATCCAGCCTGCGCCAGCTGGGATGCGGCACGCGGCGCGAGGTGGCGGCGGCGGAAATCCTCAACGCGCTGGAAGCCGACCTCGAACGCCCATTTTGCGATTTGCGGGAAGAGTGGCTTAATATGGATTGCACCATCGGCCGGCCGGTGCGGATAAAAAACCTCAAGGCGGATGTGGAAGGGATCGCCGCCGGGCTGGACGGCGACGGCGCGCTGCTGGTGAATACCGCGCGCGGAACCGAACGGATAACCGCCGGCGACGTAATTTTCGGGGAGTAA